The following proteins are co-located in the Anser cygnoides isolate HZ-2024a breed goose chromosome 32, Taihu_goose_T2T_genome, whole genome shotgun sequence genome:
- the LOC106048692 gene encoding keratin, type II cytoskeletal 4-like, producing MGGISQHLQLSEGIHVVHVNESLLQPLDVKIDPEMQHIRRQEREQLKSLNNQFACLIDKVQRLEQRNRLLATKWDLLQKQVLPSQKNFRQVFDNFICSLQRRLDSLLHERERMEPDLNNTEKLVEEFKCKYEQEASRRTAAENEFVLLKKDADCVYLTKAKLEAKLETLKQEREFRKCVSAQEIAELETSLCDNSIVVKMDSSRGLDMEGILRSVECWYEDAAQKSKTELDALYRTRYQELEEAKRSHCNQLKSHQQQIEELSFVIQRWQCDLENVKKQVFSLQTSVRDTEQRRDCALKDAQKKHTELQNALQKAKNKLASMLWGYQELLNVKLALDIEIATYKTLLEGEESRIRIWSPVRVLITTPCNSSSGCKASLGCGPGPQCRRRGSFCGARRASQPGDAAACHGGFTSRSAASSAGRCWVPGATSCGCFPRSSSGCKLAELCW from the exons ATGGGAGGAATTTCTCAGCATCTTCAGCT AAGTGAAGGTATTCATGTGGTGCATGTCAACGAgagcctgctgcagcctcttgATGTGAAGATTGACCCCGAAATGCAGCACATCCGAAGGCAGGAGCGAGAGCAGCTGAAGAGCCTCAACAACCAGTTCGCCTGCTTGATTGACAAG GTGCAGCGTCTGGAGCAGCGGAACAGGCTGCTGGCCACCAAATGGGACCTCCTCCAAAAGCAGGTCCTGCCATCCCAGAAGAACTTCAGGCAGGTCTTCGACAACTTCATCTGCAGCCTACAGAGGCGGCTGGACTCGCTGCTCCATGAGAGGGAGAGGATGGAGCCTGACCTGAACAACACGGAGAAGCTTGTTGAAGAGTTCAAATGCAA ATACGAGCAGGAAGCAAGCAGACGCACAGCTGCTGAGAATGAGTTCGTGTTACTGAAGAAG GATGCGGACTGTGTCTATCTGACCAAGGCAAAGCTGGAAGCAAAGCTGGAAACCCTAAAGCAGGAGAGAGAGTTCCGGAAGTGTGTGTCGGCTCAG GAAATTGCTGAGCTGGAGACAAGCCTCTGTGATAACTCCATTGTTGTGAAAATGGACAGCAGCCGAGGTCTGGACATGGAAGGCATCCTCAGGAGTGTTGAGTGCTGGTATGAGGATGCAGCTCAGAAAAGCAAGACAGAGTTGGATGCATTGTACAGAACAAGG TACCAAGAGCTTGAGGAGGCAAAGAGGAGTCATTGCAATCAACTCAAGTCCCACCAGCAACAGATTGAAGAGCTGAGTTTTGTGATCCAGAGATGGCAGTGTGACCTTGAAAACGTGAAGAAGCAG GTATTCTCTCTGCAAACATCAGTTAGGGATACTGAGCAGCGCAGGGACTGTGCCCTGAAGGATGCGCAGAAGAAACACACGGAGCTGCAGAACGCCCTCCAGAAGGCCAAGAACAAGCTGGCTTCCATGCTGTGGGGTTACCAGGAGCTGCTGAACGTCAAGCTGGCCCTGGACATTGAGATCGCGACCTATAAGACTTTACTGGAGGGTGAAGAGAGCAG GATACGCATTTGGAGCCCCGTGAGAGTGT TGATCACCACACCTTGCAACAGCTCCTCTGGCTGCAAAGCCAGCCTGGGCTGTGGACCTGGTCCACAGTGCAGAAGACGCGGGTCCTTCTGTGGTGCCAGGAGAGCATCCCAGCCGGGAGATGCCGCAGCCTGCCATGGGGGGTTCACCTCGAGAAGCGCCGCCAGCtcagcagggaggtgctgggtcCCTGGTGCTACCAGTTGTGGCTGCTTCCCCAGGAGTAGCTCTGGAT GCAAGTTGGCGGAGTTGTGCTGGTGA
- the LOC106048694 gene encoding keratin, type II cytoskeletal 8-like, translating into MSHQFSRFGDGEQGAGRSFGHAGVSRGIEEVHVNTSLLRPIKVQVDPEFQRMRSDEKEQIKTLNNKFASFIDKVQCLERQNQALMTKWELLQQQSSNPEERRNIATFFQSYISNLQRQLEMLQSQKEQLDPEAYNMLQLVEDYKKRFEDEINKRTSKEEEFVELKKELDSAYMGKMEFEVRVEILKQELEFLRCLHDAELSQLQTVAGNTNVVLSMDNNRELNMDGVIEEVRQEYEAIAQKSKAEVDAMYQGRYQDLQNMWVNQREQLRNSYQEIQELTRQIQRLQPEIEIIRKKNAGHEEAIKDAEQHGSSAVRDGQKKLQDLENALQQAKDDLARILHDYQELLNVKLALDIEIAMYRSLLEEEETRIQEGAPATICIVKHTTSSAGGFERNSGDVKTGKGGMNSGGRINSGRKGSMSEKGGVVEGPSVAEEGEEALPLEEALEVVGRNMEALEAQVMVGQAMAVEGPSVEEEEEALECEEALEVVGRSMGALEAQVMVDRAMAVEGPSVKEEGLGLE; encoded by the exons ATGAGCCACCAGTTCTCCAGATTTGGGGATGG CGAGCAAGGGGCTGGACGGAGCTTTGGGCACGCTGGTGTCAGCAGAGGCATCGAGGAGGTCCATGTCAACACCAGCCTGCTGAGGCCGATAAAAGTACAAGTTGACCCCGAGTTCCAGAGGATGCGGTCAGATGAGAAAGAGCAGATTAAGACTCTCAACAACAAATTTGCATCATTCATCGATAAG GTTCAATGTCTTGAGCGGCAGAACCAGGCCCTGATGACCAAGTGGgaacttctgcagcagcagagctccaaCCCGGAGGAGAGAAGGAACATTGCCACGTTCTTCCAGTCGTACATCAGCAACCTGCAGAGGCAGCTAGAGATGCTCCAGAGCCAGAAGGAGCAGCTGGATCCAGAAGCCTATAATATGCTTCAGCTTGTTGAAGACTACAAAAAGAG ATTCGAGGATGAAATCAACAAGCGCACGTCCAAGGAAGAGGAGTTTGTGGAGCTTAAAAAG GAGCTGGACAGTGCCTACATGGGGAAGATGGAGTTTGAAGTTCGGGTGGAAATACTGAAGCAGGAGCTTGAGTTCCTCAGATGCTTGCATGATGCT GAGCTGTCCCAGCTGCAAACAGTAGCTGGCAACACCAACGTTGTTCTGTCCATGGACAACAACAGGGAGCTGAACATGGATGGTGTCATTGAGGAAGTCAGGCAGGAGTATGAGGCAattgctcagaaaagcaaagctgaagtAGATGCCATGTACCAAGGCAGG TACCAGGACCTTCAGAACATGTGGGTAAATCAACGGGAGCAACTGAGGAACAGTTACCAGGAAATCCAGGAACTTACCAGGCAGATCCAAAGACTCCAACCGGAAATTGAAATCATAAGGAAAAAG AATGCTGGACACGAAGAAGCCATTAAGGATGCTGAGCAGCATGGGAGCTCTGCTGTCAGAGACGGCCAGAAAAAGCTTCAGGATCTGGAGAATGCCCTGCAGCAGGCCAAAGATGACCTGGCTCGAATTCTTCATGATTATCAGGAGCTCCTGAATGTGAAATTGGCCCTAGATATTGAAATTGCCATGTACAGGTCACTgcttgaggaggaggagaccaG GATACAAGAAGGCGCACCAGCCACAATCT GTATTGTTAAACACACTACAAGTTCTGCTGGTGGCTTTGAAAGAAACTCTGGGGATGTGAAAACAGGGAAGGGAGGGATGAACTCTGGTGGTAGAATAAACTCTGGAAGGAAAGGGTCAATGTCAGAAAAGGGAGGAGTGG TGGAGGGTCCATCTGTGgcggaggagggggaggaggctCTGCCTCTGGAGGAAGCTCTGGAGGTGGTGGGTCGAAATATGGAGGCTCTGGAAGCTCAGGTCATGGTGGGTCAAGCTATGGCAGTGGAGGGTCcatctgtggaggaggaggaggaggctctggagTGCGAGGAAGCTCTGGAGGTGGTGGGTCGAAGTATGGGAGCTCTGGAAGCTCAGGTCATGGTGGATCGAGCTATGGCAGTGGAGGGCCCATCTGTAAAGGAGGAGGGTCTGGGTCTGGAGTAG